A genomic stretch from Bdellovibrio bacteriovorus includes:
- a CDS encoding hybrid sensor histidine kinase/response regulator, with product MVKHTILCVDDEIDNVDALERLFRKKFTVLKATSGKEALAVLDEHPGPVSLIITDQRMPEMTGVEFLERTLESHPETIRILLTGYTDLESVIMAVNKGQIFRYLTKPWDPVDLTNTVEHAIERFAIGQELKQKNAELGKALDELKSLDVAKSNFMILINHELKTPLTSILSFSSLLAESNLNDEDKLMVNRITKSAERLKTLVEDVLLVVRAETNQLKIDMQSIAFTQFDESLSKDVNDLLQKKQQKLVSKLEPVAVKADARLIKQVMLRLIHNAAKFGEEGSEIHIESIRNGANLRFLVHNKGPHLPNSVVDKITKPFYIDEDVMHHSTGTGLGLTICQSILKSHQSQLQFKNTNQGVMVFFELPVG from the coding sequence ATGGTGAAGCACACAATTCTTTGTGTAGATGATGAAATAGATAATGTGGACGCCCTTGAAAGGTTGTTTCGTAAGAAATTTACCGTACTAAAGGCCACCTCAGGTAAAGAGGCTCTGGCTGTTCTCGACGAACATCCAGGCCCCGTTTCTTTAATCATCACTGATCAAAGAATGCCGGAAATGACCGGCGTCGAATTTTTAGAGAGAACTTTAGAATCTCATCCTGAGACGATCCGTATTCTTCTGACCGGTTACACGGATCTTGAATCCGTGATCATGGCAGTAAATAAAGGACAGATCTTTCGCTATCTGACGAAACCCTGGGATCCGGTGGATTTAACAAACACAGTTGAACACGCCATCGAAAGATTCGCGATCGGCCAAGAACTAAAACAGAAAAACGCGGAACTTGGCAAAGCCCTGGATGAACTTAAAAGCTTAGATGTCGCAAAATCCAATTTCATGATTTTGATCAATCATGAATTGAAGACACCGTTAACATCTATATTAAGTTTCTCGTCCCTGCTTGCCGAATCAAATTTGAATGACGAAGACAAGCTGATGGTCAACCGAATCACGAAGAGCGCGGAACGCCTAAAAACTTTGGTGGAAGATGTGCTGCTTGTGGTTCGTGCTGAAACTAATCAGCTTAAGATCGATATGCAAAGTATCGCGTTCACTCAATTTGACGAAAGTCTTTCTAAGGACGTGAACGATCTTTTGCAAAAGAAGCAACAAAAGCTGGTTTCAAAATTAGAACCCGTGGCCGTGAAGGCCGATGCTCGCTTGATCAAACAAGTCATGCTACGCTTGATCCACAATGCGGCGAAGTTCGGTGAAGAAGGCAGTGAGATTCATATTGAATCCATTCGCAACGGTGCCAACTTACGTTTCTTAGTTCATAACAAAGGCCCGCACTTACCAAACTCAGTGGTCGATAAAATCACGAAGCCTTTTTATATTGATGAAGATGTTATGCACCACTCGACGGGAACGGGCTTAGGCCTGACGATCTGTCAGTCTATTTTGAAATCACATCAATCCCAATTGCAGTTTAAGAACACCAATCAAGGTGTGATGGTTTTCTTTGAACTCCCGGTCGGTTGA